One genomic window of Elaeis guineensis isolate ETL-2024a chromosome 2, EG11, whole genome shotgun sequence includes the following:
- the LOC140855272 gene encoding uncharacterized protein — MVVWFCPNLPDSWILLSNMLFADEVAMLDVEINLSFPSILSSLFPLSVVYTLRNAEYRLCLERILDVYDERAEKRKTEIVEVDNHEKFADRTTTMFNFSLEHNLLPNLENNEDQPKCENTGVEGLGEMTSEAQEYILYLQSHLNSVKKELRDIKRQNSALQMQHFVGEEKNDLLDYLRSLQPEKVAELSEPTCPGVEETIHSVVHGLLATLSPKIHSMPSPQSDNAIGGTLNVGKDDCAELVENNSLQFQPLISVPRDYLARLLFWCMLLGHYLRGLEYRLELMQLFTISGDTESVSQNSD; from the exons ATGGTGGTTTGGTTTTGTCCCAACCTCCCCGACAGCTGGATCCTCCTCTCCAACATGCTCTTTGCTGACGAGGTGGCAATGCTGGATGTGGAAATCAACCTCTCCTTCCCCTCAATCCTCTCATCATTGTTCCCGCTCTCAGTCGT GTATACCTTGCGAAATGCTGAATATAGGCTATGCCTTGAAAGAATCCTAGATGTATATGATGAACGTgctgaaaaaagaaaaacagaaattGTAGAAGTGGATAATCATGAGAAGTTTGCGGATAGAACTACGACAATGTTCAATTTTTCTTTAGAGCATAATCTGTTACCCAACCTTGAGAACAATGAAGACCAGCCAAAATGTGAGAATACAGGAGTTGAAGGTCTTGGGGAAATGACTTCAGAAGCTCAAGAATATATTCTTTACCTACAATCTCATCTAAATTCTGTGAAAAAG GAACTGCGTGACATCAAAAGGCAAAACTCTGCGCTACAAATGCAACACTTTGTAGGAGAAGAAAAGAATGACTTGTTGGACTATTTAAGATCGCTACAACCTGAGAAG GTTGCTGAACTTTCTGAACCAACCTGCCCTGGGGTGGAGGAGACCATCCACTCTGTTGTCCATGGCCTCCTTgcaactctttctccaaaaataCATTCGATGCCTTCTCCTCAATCTGACAATGCCATAGGTGGAACCTTAAATGTTGGAAAGGATGACTGTGCAGAACTTGTCGAGAACAATTCCCTTCAATTTCAACCCCTAATATCGGTCCCACGGGATTATCTTGCACGGCTTCTGTTCTG GTGCATGCTTTTGGGCCACTACCTTAGAGGTCTGGAGTACCGGTTAGAGCTGATGCAACTTTTTACTATCTCTGGTGATACAGAATCGGTTTCTCAAAACAGTGATTAA